One Helianthus annuus cultivar XRQ/B chromosome 12, HanXRQr2.0-SUNRISE, whole genome shotgun sequence genomic region harbors:
- the LOC110896225 gene encoding uncharacterized protein LOC110896225 — MASKTTESSSAASMDVLLCKWGVMSFNNLVHDYGIRAEWNPVLPSKTDTAFPLKAGKITLFSDFFKFCNFRLPITKFLKLVLDFYRIHISQIHPLGLVKLRQFEYACVALGHIPELIVFRAFFVLVWKSPFFTFDRRDTEVSCLREIPTSSRDKDWKKKFFYLDASAIPGEMHWQDKGPKDKVKDDAPPADSYASNALYVKLCGRPFECTIIPEGALVMAGMSLLWPDIRRYPSFQREDGGEWGMFDFVDPPRHLALKPNDRRLDEGEPDVLKVHLEQFLLPAMPTDPLEYIAPLSGMAAATSASSEKKPIRLKLSGRKPAATTVSVPVMEETPNASREVSLASDLTSPGRASKKRKIFVAPTLSAFQAVQAACAISPGTFAGISSGGVPSTVVSTMAASCTGSTSMPTSPQVSASFAPAVSCIMPIPSSTVSIAVTSEPLPSLRSGGFDTTLPESPKDMFAGFDTNAAAASTTHEATSVGGGDNRASSSGIADDGARLIDDLFIPTVCWDPHAQDKRYQPQWKIAESSRLIFPPVVQHWVERAYPPAEAAYVEGLNNEDLMNSSISDSVTLPRRLVEIRRRWVRDNTQLHEARVIIQELRDDKHRLESQLQTAGLKEARFLSEKNKAEEDLRRVTEHLAEERILWARDMAEKDRVLAQAKNVQEELERKAVAEAQKVQERYQDLTTEVETCHTKIRLMQGELEEREAKFKEMQDHCDSLVTQNNKLAASSSSKLREVEDALAQSHAEIDDLTNQLAAMRGDRNWLITNGLVGAFEFLRESSHFTSLIDRLSAAAYQAGHHDGVLKGYMDCQQAERVPPDFQTLKNKLQADMAKALEAAYTEPLPCYGDLMDKVNEDGIDSLRLMLDPADESEED, encoded by the exons ATGGCTTCAAAAACGACCGAATCCTCTTCCGCCGCTTCCATGGACGTACTACTGTGCAAATGGGGCGTGATGTCTTTCAACAATTTGGTCCATGATTATGGCATTAGGGCTGAATGGAATCCTGTGTTGCCGTCAAAAACCGACACCGCCTTTCCCCTGAAAGCAGGTAAAATCACTTTGTTTAGTGATTTTTTCAAGTTTTGCAACTTCCGGTTACCCATCAccaaatttttgaaattggtgcTTGATTTCTACCGCATCCACATTTCTCAAATACATCCTCTTGGCCTTGTGAAACTTCGACAATTCGAGTATGCCTGCGTAGCTCTTGGTCACATCCCAGAACTGATCGTCTTTAGGGCTTTCTTCGTACTTGTGTGGAAATCCCCTTTCTTTACCTTTGATCGGCGGGATACCGAAGTATCATGTCTGAGGGAGATCCCTACAAGTTCTAGAGACAAGGATTGGAAGAAAAAATTCTTCTACCTGGATGCCAGTGCTATTCCCGGGGAAATGCATTGGCAAGATAAAGGACCGAAGGATAAAGTGAAGGATGATGCTCCCCCTGCAGATTCGTACGCGTCAAATGCGCTGTATGTAAAACTGTGTGGCCGCCCCTTTGAGTGCACTATTATTCCAGAAGGGGCGCTAGTGATGGCCGGTATGAGCCTGTTATGGCCGGATATAAGGCGTTATCCCTCATTCCAACGGGAAGATGGAG GGGAGTGGGGGATGTTTGACTTTGTTGATCCACCACGTCACCTGGCGTTGAAACCCAATGACCGGAGACTTGATGAAGGGGAACCAGATGTGTTGAAAGTGCATCTGGAACAATTTCTTCTACCGGCGATGCCAACGGATCCCTTGGAGTATATCGCTCCCTTGTCGGGTATGGCGGCCGCTACTTCAGCATCATCAGAGAAGAAACCTATTCGGCTAAAGCTGTCTGGGAGAAAACCTGCAGCAACCACTGTCAGCGTGCCCGTGATGGAAGAGACGCCCAACGCGAGTCGTGAAGTTTCCTTAGCTTCCGACCTGACCAGTCCTGGCCGTGCTTCGAAAAAGAGGAAAATCTTTGTGGCACCTACGCTGAGCGCGTTTCAGGCGGTGCAAGCCGCATGTGCAATTTCACCAg GTACCTTTGCGGGAATATCATCCGGGGGTGTGCCATCCACTGTTGTTTCGACTATGGCGGCGTCTTGTACTGGTAGTACCAGCATGCCTACGAGTCCACAAGTTTCAGCGTCATTCGCTCCCGCTGTGAGCTGCATCATGCCCATTCCTAGTTCTACGGTATCCATAGCCGTAACTTCCGAGCCGCTGCCCTCGCTTCGATCAGGTGGTTTTGACACAACCCTTCCTGAATCGCCCAAGGACATGTTTGCTGGTTTTGACACCAATGCTGCTGCCGCGTCGACCACGCATGAGGCAACTAGCGTGGGTGGAGGCGATAATCGTGCGTCGAGCAGCGGCATTGCTGACGATGGTGCCCGCTTGATTGATGATTTGTTTATACCTACCGTTTGTTGGGATCCTCATGCCCAGGATAAACGTTACCAGCCTCAATGGAAGATTGCTGAATCTTCCCGACTTATCTTTCCTCCAGTTGTCCAACATTGGGTTGAGAGGGCGTACCCCCCCGCTGAAGCGGCGTATGTTGAGGGGTTAAACAATGAGGATTTGATGAATTCGTCTATATCAGATTCTGTGACCCTACCTCGCCGGTTGGTAGAGATACGGCGCCGGTGGGTGCGTGATAACACCCAACTTCATGAGGCCCGGGTCATTATCCAGGAACTGAGGGATGACAAGCATCGCCTCGAAAGTCAACTGCAGACCGCTGGGTTGAAAGAGGCCCGATTTCTGTCAGAGAAGAATAAGGCCGAGGAGGATTTGCGGAGGGTAACTGAACATCTCGCTGAGGAAAGGATCTTATGGGCCCGCGATATGGCGGAAAAAGATAGGGTTTTGGCTCAAGCGAAAAATGTACAAGAGGAGTTGGAACGCAAGGCTGTGGCAGAGGCTCAGAAG GTTCAGGAGCGGTACCAGGATTTGACAACCGAAGTAGAGACCTGTCATACCAAGATCCGACTGATGCAGGGAGAGTTGGAGGAGCGTGAGGCAAAATTCAAGGAGATGCAAGATCATTGTGATTCCCTTGTCACCCAAAACAATAAGCTTGCTGCATCGTCGTCTTCAAAGTTAAGGGAGGTGGAGGACGCGCTGGCACAATCCCATGCAGAGATCGATGATTTGACCAACCAGCTAGCGGCTATGCGGGGAGACAGGAATTGGTTGATAACTAATGGGCTAGTGGGGGCGTTCGAATTTCTGCGTGAGTCGTCCCACTTTACTAGCCTGATTGACCGTCTTTCCGCCGCTGCCTACCAAGCTGGTCATCATGATGGTGTACTTAAAGGCTACATGGACTGCCAGCAAGCGGAAAGAGTCCCGCCGGACTTCCAAACCCTCAAAAATAAGTTACAGGCTGATATGGCGAAGGCTCTTGAAGCTGCGTACACCGAACCTCTACCTTGCTATGGCGATCTGATGGATAAAGTTAATGAAGATGGAATAGACTCGCTACGTCTGATGCTGGACCCTGCGGACGAGTCCGAAGAAGACTGA